Proteins from one Dysgonomonas sp. HDW5A genomic window:
- a CDS encoding carbonic anhydrase, giving the protein MKSFSFYSTTGIILSMLLCGTVVSSQNSTFNPDRKVEMIVETSPPKATESLQILKDGNKRFLSGVSTHERQDQERIKDLSKGQNPKCIIVSCSDSRVPPEIVFDQGLGDIFSIRTAGNVMSDYEEGSIEYAVEHLHTPLVVVMGHLGCGAIQALLDHADDLDGDLEKSADHVSKIIRKLKSEEEEQEVLKTAGKNSNLAVVANVMNGVKQLRESDPILEEAYHKGEINIVGAVYHIESGEVEFLDI; this is encoded by the coding sequence ATGAAATCTTTCTCTTTTTATTCTACTACAGGGATCATCTTATCCATGCTGTTATGTGGCACTGTAGTATCTTCTCAAAATTCAACTTTTAATCCCGATCGTAAAGTTGAGATGATTGTAGAAACGTCTCCACCTAAAGCCACCGAATCATTGCAGATTCTAAAAGATGGTAACAAGCGTTTTCTTTCGGGTGTGTCTACGCATGAGCGTCAGGATCAGGAGAGGATAAAAGACTTATCCAAAGGACAGAACCCCAAATGTATTATCGTGAGTTGTTCCGATTCGCGTGTACCACCCGAAATTGTATTCGATCAGGGTTTAGGTGATATATTTTCGATACGTACAGCCGGTAATGTCATGAGCGATTATGAAGAAGGCAGTATCGAATATGCAGTTGAGCATTTACATACTCCCTTGGTTGTGGTAATGGGGCATTTAGGATGCGGAGCTATTCAGGCTTTATTGGATCATGCAGACGATCTGGATGGTGATTTGGAAAAATCGGCTGACCACGTTTCTAAGATTATCCGTAAATTGAAAAGCGAGGAAGAAGAGCAAGAGGTACTTAAAACTGCAGGTAAGAATTCTAATTTAGCAGTTGTAGCCAATGTTATGAATGGTGTAAAACAATTAAGAGAATCTGATCCTATATTAGAAGAAGCCTATCATAAAGGAGAAATCAATATTGTGGGAGCTGTCTATCATATCGAATCAGGAGAGGTAGAGTTTCTCGATATTTAA
- a CDS encoding NAD(P)H-dependent oxidoreductase, whose product MIFLDLAKERYTTKEYNPDKKITDEKIQQLKDILRLSPSSINSQPWKFFFISDQETKDSLAKVSYFNEGRIKNASHLIVFTVVDDISFFENHNLSSLAEGSVMYYNQFMKPKGETVIKSWLRQQVYLSLGFFLSACASLGIDSTPMEGIQAEEYDRILDLDTHKTLFAVAIGYKNPDDSNQPAINPKSRLPLEQIIESI is encoded by the coding sequence ATGATTTTTTTAGACCTAGCAAAAGAAAGATACACAACAAAGGAATACAATCCGGACAAGAAAATTACCGATGAAAAGATTCAGCAGTTGAAGGATATTCTACGATTGAGCCCGTCATCTATAAACAGCCAACCTTGGAAATTTTTCTTTATATCTGATCAGGAAACCAAAGACAGTTTAGCCAAAGTTTCTTATTTCAACGAAGGCAGAATCAAGAATGCAAGCCACTTAATTGTTTTTACTGTGGTAGACGATATTTCATTCTTTGAGAATCACAATTTATCATCTTTAGCCGAAGGATCTGTTATGTATTACAACCAGTTTATGAAACCAAAAGGCGAAACAGTCATAAAATCGTGGCTGAGACAACAGGTATATTTATCATTGGGATTTTTTCTAAGTGCATGTGCTAGTCTGGGAATCGACTCAACTCCAATGGAAGGTATACAAGCCGAAGAATACGACAGAATCTTAGATTTGGATACACACAAAACGCTGTTTGCAGTAGCTATCGGTTATAAAAACCCTGACGACAGCAATCAGCCTGCTATCAATCCCAAATCTCGTTTGCCTTTAGAGCAAATTATTGAATCTATTTAA
- a CDS encoding helix-turn-helix domain-containing protein translates to MRYIGGKWKAVILIHLIEKKRYSELRKECSAITERTLSLQLKELEADGLITRTVYTSKPPLKVEYELTEFGRTLIPLLKAIAQWGRETAANNKQTSTVNE, encoded by the coding sequence ATGAGGTATATAGGTGGAAAATGGAAAGCGGTTATTTTAATTCATTTAATAGAAAAAAAACGATATAGTGAATTAAGAAAAGAATGTTCTGCCATAACCGAGCGAACATTGAGCTTGCAGTTAAAAGAATTAGAAGCAGACGGTTTGATTACACGGACTGTTTATACAAGTAAACCGCCGTTAAAGGTTGAATATGAACTGACAGAGTTTGGCAGGACATTAATACCGTTGCTTAAAGCAATCGCTCAATGGGGAAGGGAGACTGCTGCAAACAATAAGCAAACAAGTACTGTAAATGAATAA
- a CDS encoding rRNA cytosine-C5-methyltransferase yields the protein MQLSEKFVSYTQPLLQEEWIDFEQALEQESPTSIRINPTKAKGLLIQSERVLWCETGYYLAKRPSFTFDPLFHAGAYYVQEASSMFIEQVFRQYLNDDIKVLDLCAAPGGKSSHIASLISEESLLVSNEVIKSRSFILSENMTKSGYPNVIVTNNDPSDIGNKLPSFFDAILIDAPCSGEGMFRKDPHAVEEWSPANVQLCKERQQRIVADVWDALKPEGILIYSTCTYNKLENEENINWILDNFDAEILPIETDANWNISQAYNNEVLAHHFFPHKVKGEGFFLAAIQKKGNVTFENLPSNKRNKKQNTAKPQTLALEYKKYISRHEEYTFFDKNGLWFAFPEKQYEAFLQVSSQLKLVSAGIYIGEFKGKDFLPQHSLAMSNRINKDAFILHDIGRETAIAYLRKEALVFEDQPKGYILLTYKNVPLGFIKNIGNRANNLYPNEWRIRTSHLPDETTDLLQIVLG from the coding sequence ATGCAGTTATCTGAAAAGTTTGTTTCTTACACACAGCCTTTACTCCAAGAAGAGTGGATAGATTTCGAGCAGGCACTCGAACAAGAATCGCCCACAAGTATCCGTATTAATCCGACAAAAGCTAAGGGTTTACTCATTCAGTCAGAAAGGGTTCTTTGGTGCGAAACGGGTTATTATCTCGCAAAGCGTCCATCGTTTACATTCGACCCTCTTTTTCATGCAGGAGCATACTATGTACAGGAGGCATCATCGATGTTTATAGAGCAAGTATTTAGACAATATCTGAATGATGATATTAAAGTACTCGATCTATGTGCTGCTCCGGGTGGTAAATCTTCCCATATAGCCAGCCTTATATCTGAAGAAAGTCTGTTGGTATCGAATGAGGTCATAAAGTCCAGATCCTTTATTCTTTCGGAGAATATGACAAAATCAGGATATCCGAATGTAATTGTTACCAATAACGATCCGTCAGATATCGGTAATAAACTTCCTTCTTTTTTTGATGCTATACTGATTGATGCTCCTTGTTCAGGCGAAGGTATGTTTCGTAAAGATCCGCATGCAGTAGAAGAATGGTCGCCTGCAAATGTGCAGTTGTGCAAAGAACGCCAGCAACGTATTGTAGCCGATGTATGGGATGCATTGAAACCCGAAGGAATACTTATATACAGTACCTGTACTTACAATAAGCTGGAAAACGAGGAAAATATAAACTGGATACTCGATAATTTTGATGCTGAAATATTACCTATAGAAACTGATGCTAACTGGAATATCTCGCAGGCATATAATAATGAAGTGTTGGCACATCACTTCTTTCCCCATAAAGTAAAGGGAGAAGGCTTCTTTTTGGCAGCCATACAAAAGAAAGGGAATGTAACTTTCGAGAATTTACCTTCTAACAAACGAAATAAAAAACAGAATACAGCCAAACCTCAGACGTTGGCTCTAGAATATAAGAAGTATATTTCTCGACACGAAGAATATACTTTTTTCGATAAAAACGGATTGTGGTTTGCGTTTCCCGAGAAACAATATGAGGCTTTTTTACAAGTTAGTTCTCAATTGAAACTGGTATCAGCCGGAATCTATATAGGAGAATTCAAGGGAAAAGATTTCTTACCGCAACATTCTCTTGCAATGTCTAACCGGATCAATAAAGATGCGTTTATACTGCACGATATAGGCCGAGAAACTGCCATTGCTTATCTAAGAAAGGAAGCTTTAGTATTTGAAGACCAACCCAAAGGTTATATACTTCTGACTTACAAAAATGTACCTTTAGGATTCATCAAGAATATAGGAAACAGAGCTAATAATCTCTACCCAAATGAATGGAGGATAAGAACAAGCCATCTGCCGGATGAAACGACAGATCTACTACAAATCGTATTGGGATAA
- a CDS encoding ABC-F family ATP-binding cassette domain-containing protein: MAISYLQVDQLTKSFGDLVLFSDLSFGIAEGQRIGLLAKNGTGKTTLLNILTGKESYDSGSVVFRRDLRVAYLEQDPQYPGHITVLDACFQSGTDVTDVIAEYEKAMESEDHSNLDDILQRMDMLKAWDYEQRAKQILSQLKIRNFDQKISELSGGQLKRVALANVLITEPELIILDEPTNHLDLDMTEWLEEYLQRSRLSLLMVTHDRYFLDRVCSEIIEIDQKQLFQYKGNYSYYLEKRQERVSSQNSEIDRANNLLRKELEWMRKQPRARGTKAKSRIDAYYDLEKKAEKERDLGNVQLQMKGSYIGNKIFEAKHIYKSFGDLKILEDFNYVFARYEKMGIVGNNGTGKSTFIKMLIGDALPDKGEFDVGETVNFGYYSQDGLQFDDQMKVLDVVQNIAEVIDLGNGNRLTASQFLQHFLFPPEKQHNFVYKLSGGEKRRLYLCTVLIKNPNFLVLDEPTNDLDIMTLNILEEYLQSFKGCVIVVSHDRYFMDKVVDHLLAFSGNAQIKDFPGNYTLYREWKEVQELIAKEAAQAEKVKEIKEEKPKIEAPKKEEKKKVSYKDKREFEELDALIPKLEEEKTKLENELSDSNLSSEALLSKSNRISELINEIEEKTLRWIELSELI, from the coding sequence ATGGCGATATCCTACCTTCAAGTAGATCAGCTTACCAAAAGCTTTGGTGATTTAGTATTATTCAGCGATTTGTCATTTGGGATTGCCGAAGGACAACGGATTGGCTTACTTGCCAAAAACGGAACAGGAAAAACAACTCTACTCAATATATTAACAGGAAAAGAATCGTATGATTCGGGTTCCGTAGTATTCCGACGTGACTTAAGAGTAGCGTATCTGGAACAAGACCCTCAATATCCGGGTCATATAACTGTACTCGATGCCTGTTTTCAATCAGGGACGGATGTAACCGATGTTATTGCCGAATACGAGAAAGCAATGGAGTCGGAAGACCATTCGAATCTGGATGATATCCTACAGCGTATGGATATGTTGAAAGCATGGGATTATGAGCAAAGAGCCAAACAAATCTTATCTCAATTAAAGATTCGTAACTTCGACCAAAAGATATCCGAACTTTCGGGAGGTCAGCTAAAACGGGTTGCATTAGCAAACGTACTTATCACCGAACCCGAACTGATTATATTGGATGAGCCTACCAATCACCTTGACTTAGATATGACGGAGTGGCTCGAAGAGTATCTTCAACGCTCTCGCCTCAGTCTTTTGATGGTTACTCACGACCGTTATTTCCTGGATAGAGTTTGTTCGGAAATTATCGAGATAGATCAAAAACAATTGTTTCAGTACAAAGGCAATTACTCTTATTACTTAGAGAAAAGACAAGAAAGAGTAAGCAGTCAGAATAGTGAAATAGACAGAGCCAACAACCTGCTCCGCAAAGAACTTGAATGGATGCGTAAGCAACCCAGAGCAAGGGGAACAAAAGCGAAATCGCGTATAGATGCGTATTACGATCTGGAGAAAAAAGCGGAGAAGGAACGTGATCTGGGGAATGTACAATTACAAATGAAAGGCTCGTATATCGGAAACAAGATATTCGAAGCTAAACATATATACAAATCATTCGGCGACTTGAAAATCCTCGAAGATTTTAATTACGTATTCGCCCGATACGAAAAAATGGGTATTGTAGGAAACAACGGTACAGGAAAATCGACTTTCATCAAGATGTTGATTGGCGATGCCCTACCCGACAAAGGCGAATTTGATGTAGGCGAAACCGTTAACTTCGGATATTATAGTCAGGATGGATTGCAGTTCGATGATCAGATGAAGGTATTGGACGTTGTGCAAAACATAGCAGAAGTTATCGACTTGGGTAATGGCAACCGTCTTACTGCTTCACAGTTTTTGCAACACTTTTTATTTCCACCCGAAAAGCAGCATAACTTCGTATATAAATTATCCGGTGGGGAAAAACGCCGCCTCTATTTATGTACTGTGTTGATAAAGAATCCAAACTTCCTTGTATTGGATGAGCCTACCAATGATTTAGATATCATGACTCTGAACATTTTGGAAGAGTATCTGCAAAGTTTCAAGGGATGTGTTATTGTTGTATCTCACGACCGTTACTTTATGGACAAAGTGGTCGATCACCTGTTGGCATTCTCCGGTAATGCTCAGATAAAAGATTTCCCGGGTAACTATACCCTATATCGCGAGTGGAAAGAGGTACAGGAATTAATAGCAAAAGAAGCTGCCCAAGCCGAAAAGGTAAAAGAAATTAAAGAGGAAAAACCAAAGATTGAAGCTCCTAAAAAAGAAGAGAAGAAAAAAGTATCTTATAAAGACAAACGCGAATTCGAAGAATTAGATGCTCTTATTCCCAAGTTAGAAGAAGAGAAAACGAAATTAGAAAACGAATTATCTGATTCAAACTTATCATCCGAAGCTCTTTTGAGCAAGTCGAATCGCATCAGCGAGTTGATAAATGAAATAGAAGAGAAAACGTTGCGCTGGATTGAACTCAGCGAATTGATATAA
- a CDS encoding ABC transporter ATP-binding protein has protein sequence MIEVQNVTKSYGQLQVLKGINLHVNPSEIVSIVGASGAGKTTLLQIIGTLDKADSGTVIINEQKVTGLNDTGVSDFRNRNIGFVFQFHQLLPEFTALENVMIPALIGRAKEWEAKKKAKELLELLGLSSRLEHKPNELSGGEKQRVAVARALINNPSVILADEPSGSLDTENKIELHKLFFDLRDQFGQTFVIVTHDEELAKITDRTIHMKDGLIL, from the coding sequence ATGATAGAAGTACAGAATGTAACCAAAAGTTACGGGCAATTGCAAGTCCTTAAAGGTATAAATTTGCATGTAAACCCAAGTGAAATTGTATCTATTGTGGGAGCAAGCGGGGCAGGCAAAACGACTTTGCTACAGATAATAGGTACTCTCGATAAGGCTGATTCGGGAACTGTTATTATCAATGAGCAAAAAGTTACCGGATTAAATGATACCGGCGTTTCTGATTTCAGAAACCGCAACATTGGGTTTGTCTTTCAGTTTCACCAGTTATTACCCGAATTTACCGCTCTCGAAAATGTAATGATTCCTGCGTTAATTGGTAGAGCCAAAGAGTGGGAAGCCAAGAAAAAAGCAAAAGAGTTACTTGAGTTATTGGGGCTGTCCTCGCGATTGGAACATAAGCCGAATGAACTTTCGGGTGGCGAGAAACAGCGTGTAGCGGTGGCTCGTGCATTGATTAATAATCCTTCGGTCATATTAGCCGACGAACCATCGGGTAGTCTCGATACCGAAAATAAAATAGAACTCCACAAACTGTTTTTTGATTTACGTGATCAGTTCGGACAAACGTTTGTAATTGTAACGCATGATGAGGAGTTGGCGAAGATAACAGATCGTACTATCCACATGAAAGACGGATTAATTTTATAG
- a CDS encoding TonB-dependent receptor produces MKIIYIHKRTSLIKRSLILIIICLLSLATVSADNANSDNRSLQGFITDEKDGEALMGVNIYLPDLKKGAITDDKGHYRIDNLPMVRTTIQVSYLGHQTIVQTIDLRSVNSMNFDLKESSAEINEVVVTSLTGSSLIKRTPSPISFVARKELLQQSSTNIIDAISRQPGVSQITTGAGISKPVIRGLGYNRVVVVNDGVRQEGQQWGDEHGIEIDPQSVNSVEILKGPASLMYGSDAMAGVINFQSEPVLPDGSIEANVLTEYQTNNGLINYSVNTAGNKGGIVWNARYSDKWAHSYKNKYDGYVFNSGFQERAVSGLLGVNKNWGYSHLTLDYYNITPGIIEGERDEETGRFLRPAVIDGEEGTTIATDKDGRSYKQFVPYQQVYHYKAVSNSNIILGDGSLRTILGYQQNRRQEFENVLDRDEYALYFQLHTFNYDVRYTFPEISGYKFVTGVNGMYQSSLNKGHEKLLPEYKLFDMGVFAIASKSFGKLDISGGLRFDHRHQNVKEFEPHTHDHGSGGHDDHEEGDDHDHDHEPQIFPAYTRNFNGLSGSLGFTYQLSDGWYTKLNLSHGFRAPNISELASNGAHGGAVRYEIGNPNLKAENSWQADLGFGYSSPIISGEVSLFANRINNYIFSHKLLDEDGHDLLTDGYKTFQFVSGNARILGGEISIDIHPIERLHFQNSFSYVNSVQLNQPDSTKYLPFTPAPKLISDLRFDLIRHGKTLNNTYVSVGVECNLKQDRIFSAFDTETVTPAYALLNASFGTDFVHKGRTWASLYFTANNLTNKAYQNHLSRLKYTDVNQVTGREGVFNMGRNFGIKLLIPLSF; encoded by the coding sequence ATGAAAATAATATATATACATAAAAGAACGTCTTTAATAAAAAGGTCTTTGATCTTAATTATCATATGCCTGCTCTCTTTAGCAACGGTATCTGCCGATAATGCAAACAGTGATAACCGCTCGTTGCAAGGATTCATTACGGACGAAAAGGATGGGGAAGCATTGATGGGAGTAAATATTTATCTCCCCGATTTAAAAAAAGGTGCTATTACTGATGATAAAGGACATTATCGGATTGATAATCTGCCTATGGTGAGAACTACCATACAAGTCAGTTACTTAGGGCATCAAACTATTGTACAAACTATTGACTTAAGATCGGTTAATAGTATGAACTTCGATCTGAAGGAGTCGAGTGCCGAAATCAATGAAGTGGTAGTTACCTCTCTAACCGGAAGTTCGCTGATTAAACGGACACCTTCTCCAATATCTTTTGTTGCCAGGAAAGAGCTTCTGCAACAGTCGTCCACTAATATTATAGATGCTATATCGCGTCAACCGGGAGTATCGCAAATAACTACCGGAGCAGGTATTTCTAAACCTGTAATCCGTGGTTTGGGATATAACCGTGTAGTGGTTGTTAATGACGGAGTACGTCAGGAAGGGCAACAGTGGGGCGATGAGCATGGTATTGAGATTGATCCTCAATCGGTAAATTCGGTAGAAATACTGAAAGGACCTGCCAGTTTAATGTATGGTTCGGATGCTATGGCAGGGGTTATTAATTTTCAGTCGGAGCCTGTTTTACCCGACGGTTCTATTGAAGCAAATGTATTGACAGAATATCAAACGAATAATGGGTTGATTAATTATTCGGTAAACACAGCCGGCAATAAAGGCGGTATTGTGTGGAATGCCAGATATAGTGACAAATGGGCTCATTCGTATAAAAATAAATACGACGGATATGTTTTCAATTCGGGCTTTCAGGAAAGAGCTGTTTCCGGATTGTTAGGTGTCAATAAAAATTGGGGATACTCTCATCTGACTCTGGATTATTATAACATTACTCCCGGTATTATTGAAGGAGAACGTGATGAGGAAACAGGACGATTTTTAAGACCGGCTGTTATTGATGGTGAAGAAGGTACAACGATTGCCACTGATAAAGATGGCAGATCTTACAAGCAATTTGTACCTTATCAGCAAGTATATCATTACAAGGCTGTTTCGAACAGTAATATCATATTGGGTGATGGAAGTTTGCGTACCATTTTGGGTTACCAGCAAAACCGTCGTCAGGAATTTGAGAATGTGTTGGATAGAGATGAGTATGCTTTGTATTTCCAATTGCATACCTTTAATTATGATGTGCGCTATACATTTCCCGAAATCAGTGGTTATAAGTTTGTGACAGGTGTAAACGGAATGTATCAGTCTTCATTGAATAAAGGGCACGAAAAGCTTCTGCCCGAGTATAAATTATTTGATATGGGTGTATTTGCTATTGCTTCCAAGAGCTTCGGTAAATTAGATATAAGCGGAGGGTTACGTTTCGACCATCGCCACCAGAATGTAAAAGAGTTTGAGCCTCATACTCATGATCATGGAAGTGGCGGACATGACGACCATGAAGAGGGGGACGATCACGATCATGATCACGAACCACAGATATTTCCGGCATACACCCGGAATTTCAATGGGTTGAGCGGAAGTTTAGGATTTACCTATCAGTTATCGGATGGTTGGTATACAAAGTTAAATCTTTCACATGGATTTCGTGCTCCTAATATTAGTGAATTAGCTTCTAACGGAGCACACGGTGGTGCTGTTCGTTATGAAATTGGTAATCCCAACCTGAAAGCCGAAAATAGCTGGCAGGCCGATTTAGGTTTTGGTTATTCATCACCTATAATATCCGGGGAAGTTTCGCTATTTGCTAATCGGATCAATAACTATATTTTCTCTCATAAATTATTAGATGAGGATGGGCACGATTTGTTGACAGACGGATACAAAACATTTCAATTTGTATCGGGAAATGCCCGCATTTTGGGAGGAGAGATCAGTATAGATATCCATCCGATTGAAAGGTTGCATTTTCAAAACTCATTCTCGTATGTCAACTCAGTACAATTGAATCAGCCTGATTCTACAAAGTACTTGCCATTTACCCCTGCACCTAAGTTGATTTCCGATTTACGTTTCGATTTGATCCGTCATGGTAAAACACTCAATAATACGTATGTATCGGTTGGTGTTGAATGTAACTTGAAACAAGACCGTATCTTTTCGGCTTTTGATACCGAAACTGTAACGCCGGCTTACGCCTTGCTGAATGCTTCATTCGGAACCGACTTTGTACACAAAGGCCGTACGTGGGCATCGCTTTATTTTACAGCAAACAATTTAACGAACAAAGCTTATCAGAATCACTTGAGCCGTCTGAAATATACAGACGTAAATCAGGTGACAGGCCGCGAGGGAGTCTTTAATATGGGACGTAATTTTGGGATAAAATTACTTATCCCTTTAAGCTTCTGA
- a CDS encoding NAD(P)H-dependent oxidoreductase — protein MKKLVIVAHPNIESSVINKRWVNELEKHPDHFTIHNIYTEYPDGKIDIEKDQKLIEAHDALILQYPLYWFNCPPFLKQWLDDVFTYGWAYGSKGNMMKGRKIALAISAGIDKEDFQEDGEWKVTIEQLTLPFKTTALYTKSDYKGHFVLYDSHNAPNSDALEKSAEDYIKFAMNI, from the coding sequence ATGAAAAAACTCGTAATTGTAGCTCATCCAAACATCGAAAGTTCGGTAATAAATAAGCGTTGGGTAAACGAGTTAGAAAAACATCCCGACCATTTTACGATACATAATATATACACAGAGTATCCTGACGGAAAGATAGACATAGAGAAAGATCAAAAACTAATTGAAGCACATGACGCTTTAATATTACAATATCCTCTATATTGGTTCAACTGCCCACCCTTTCTAAAACAGTGGTTGGATGATGTTTTTACCTACGGATGGGCATATGGTTCGAAGGGAAATATGATGAAAGGAAGGAAAATAGCATTGGCCATCTCTGCCGGAATAGACAAAGAAGACTTTCAGGAAGATGGTGAATGGAAAGTAACTATCGAACAGCTTACCCTACCTTTTAAAACGACAGCACTCTATACCAAGTCAGACTACAAAGGGCATTTCGTTTTATATGACTCTCACAATGCCCCCAATTCGGATGCTCTGGAAAAAAGTGCAGAAGATTATATTAAGTTTGCAATGAATATATAA
- a CDS encoding nuclear transport factor 2 family protein yields MELSKNQIEVKEAIEFLVYNASNYNIEKLTKIYHPDLRITTITETGQVIVLNYQENIDLFTKKRDSGDGPLSTYTEFNYIDANDTTAQVVVTRKADINRGSERLFFCIDLIKENGKWLIFKEVAFSQSN; encoded by the coding sequence ATGGAACTAAGTAAAAATCAAATTGAAGTAAAAGAAGCTATTGAATTTCTTGTTTACAACGCGAGTAATTACAATATCGAAAAATTGACAAAAATTTACCACCCAGATTTACGTATTACAACGATAACTGAAACAGGACAAGTAATAGTATTAAATTATCAAGAAAACATAGACCTTTTCACTAAAAAAAGAGATTCCGGAGATGGTCCTCTAAGCACTTATACCGAATTCAATTATATTGATGCAAATGATACTACTGCACAGGTCGTAGTTACAAGAAAGGCAGATATAAACAGAGGTTCCGAAAGATTATTTTTCTGCATTGATTTAATAAAAGAAAATGGGAAATGGCTTATTTTCAAAGAAGTCGCATTCTCTCAGTCCAATTAA
- a CDS encoding helix-turn-helix domain-containing protein — protein sequence MYERKIPLDFSCGISIAMEVIFSKWKFCILMELDKGTTRPKDLVETVTGITKRVLHQQLKQLEFYKIIDRVTYPEIPPRVEYFLTEDGKRILPILDAINKWGLDYAPKFKEITGLDG from the coding sequence ATGTATGAGCGCAAAATACCATTAGATTTTTCGTGTGGAATAAGCATCGCGATGGAGGTTATTTTCTCCAAATGGAAATTCTGTATACTTATGGAACTTGATAAGGGTACTACAAGACCTAAAGATTTGGTTGAGACGGTTACAGGCATTACAAAACGAGTGCTACATCAACAACTGAAACAATTGGAGTTTTATAAAATAATAGATAGGGTTACTTATCCCGAAATTCCGCCAAGAGTGGAATATTTTCTGACCGAGGATGGAAAACGTATATTACCGATTCTGGATGCGATTAATAAATGGGGGCTCGATTACGCTCCCAAGTTTAAGGAGATAACAGGTTTGGATGGATAG
- a CDS encoding DUF4468 domain-containing protein, with amino-acid sequence MKKHILFLLFIVIAASINAQVDSKYLQGAVPEVDGKIIFSKTIKVNNTISDDKIFDLMNKWAQENYASPTNPKQRILLSNAADKTIACKGEKDIIFKKSALSLDKTTMAYQLILQIESGKCLATIKNIKYDYYDKGSNKDFYAAEEMISDKVALNGEKLNRYYDKFRTNTIDSINGIFNSIDIYLNGVKRREGAAEAEAQRTATAAQTATASAIPLIPLTASSPIETQSIETSTAANVSTLPGFRRIAADKIPGNIIKLLSDATLITSGSGENVNVMTASWGGLGVFWEKPVAFCFLGAQRYSITTMDKGDTYTISFYTEAYNDALQYCGSTSGRNEDKIKGSGLTPIITPSGATAFAEAWMIFECKKMIAQPLSQEAIADKNSDAAKKWNGKELHKMYIGEILNVWVK; translated from the coding sequence AGTAGATGGGAAAATTATATTTTCAAAGACTATAAAAGTAAACAACACTATATCGGATGATAAAATATTCGATTTGATGAATAAATGGGCACAAGAAAATTATGCTTCACCCACCAACCCAAAGCAACGTATATTATTATCAAATGCTGCCGATAAAACGATTGCGTGCAAAGGCGAAAAAGACATCATATTTAAAAAGTCAGCCCTTTCACTTGACAAAACCACAATGGCATATCAGCTCATTCTACAGATAGAATCGGGAAAGTGCCTTGCAACGATAAAGAATATAAAATACGATTATTACGATAAAGGGTCCAATAAAGACTTTTATGCTGCTGAAGAAATGATCAGTGATAAGGTTGCATTAAACGGAGAAAAGCTAAACAGATATTACGACAAATTCAGAACCAATACAATTGATAGTATCAACGGTATATTCAACTCTATAGATATCTATCTCAATGGAGTAAAAAGACGTGAAGGTGCGGCAGAAGCCGAAGCTCAAAGAACAGCAACTGCTGCTCAAACCGCTACAGCATCTGCCATTCCATTGATTCCACTAACTGCCAGCTCACCGATAGAAACGCAGTCCATAGAAACAAGCACTGCGGCTAATGTAAGTACACTACCGGGATTCAGACGGATTGCTGCGGATAAAATACCCGGAAATATTATCAAACTATTGAGCGATGCCACACTGATAACTTCAGGATCGGGCGAGAACGTAAATGTAATGACAGCCTCTTGGGGCGGATTAGGTGTATTCTGGGAAAAACCCGTTGCATTTTGCTTCTTAGGAGCTCAACGCTATTCGATTACCACAATGGATAAGGGGGATACTTACACTATATCTTTCTACACAGAGGCTTACAATGATGCTCTTCAGTATTGCGGATCAACAAGCGGAAGAAACGAAGATAAAATAAAAGGCTCGGGATTAACCCCCATTATAACTCCTTCGGGAGCAACAGCATTTGCCGAAGCATGGATGATATTCGAATGCAAAAAAATGATTGCACAACCCCTATCTCAAGAGGCAATAGCTGATAAAAATTCTGATGCTGCTAAAAAGTGGAACGGAAAAGAATTACATAAAATGTACATTGGTGAAATACTAAATGTATGGGTTAAATAA